The stretch of DNA ATCCGTCCGGTCCTCCGCGAACGGCTTGACCAGAAGCTCTGTCAACGAAATGGTCGACAGGATCGAGGCTGCAGAGCCCGAGGCGACCGCCGAAAAGATGAGCTCGGTGAGCTCCGAGTAGGGCTCCACGTCTTCGAGGTGGTAGATGAGAACGGCCGAATCGAGCCCGAGGCTCTCGAAACGTCGGAGATCGTTGTGAAACTTCTCCGGGTTCACTCCCACGAGCGGCGTTCCCGGTTCAAATAGCGGGTCAAGTCCTTCCGCGTCCGGCCCCAAGTTCCCTTCAAGATTCCACGCGTCGACCGCGCGAAGTGCTCCGGACGTACGATCAGGATCCGCTCTCCGTCGAGAGTCGCAAGAAGTTGGTCCCCCTCCACGAGTCCCAGCGCTTCACGCATCTCCTTCGGAATCACGAGCTGACCCTTGGCGCTGAGTCTTACTTGCTTCGTAATCGTCATACCAATCTCGGATGTTCCTACTATATCACGAGGGTAAGAAGCCTTGATCGTCCTCCCTGCGTTCCTGCTTGTGTCCTCGAGGTGAGGTGAAGCACGCCGCCCGGGAGATCCCGCACCCGATCCCCCGACCATCCGGTGACGGAAGCCTCCTGCCAGGTGCGTCTTCACGCCTGCGGAATCCAGCCAGGAGGCAGTACATTC from Vicinamibacteria bacterium encodes:
- a CDS encoding AbrB/MazE/SpoVT family DNA-binding domain-containing protein, giving the protein MTITKQVRLSAKGQLVIPKEMREALGLVEGDQLLATLDGERILIVRPEHFARSTRGILKGTWGRTRKDLTRYLNRERRSWE